One stretch of Bordetella avium DNA includes these proteins:
- a CDS encoding ABC transporter permease, which translates to MQATALAVLIALFLGGGLGLIAGFAGGRVESVLMRCADTLMAIPTLLLSMAIVTVLGFGTVHIAIAVGFSYVATFARLMRGEVLRWRGALFVEAAVASGVGLGGVLLRHIAPHAAGPVLSLAALEFGAAVLAVSSLSFLGFGAPPPQPEWGLLVAEGRNYIASAWWYTTLPGLVVAAVVLAANRIARYAQDQGEQ; encoded by the coding sequence TTGCAAGCAACCGCGCTGGCGGTGTTGATCGCGCTTTTTTTGGGCGGCGGCCTGGGATTGATTGCGGGCTTTGCGGGAGGGCGTGTTGAGTCCGTGCTGATGCGCTGCGCCGATACCTTGATGGCGATTCCGACCCTGCTGCTGTCCATGGCTATTGTGACCGTGCTGGGTTTTGGCACGGTGCATATCGCGATTGCCGTGGGTTTTTCCTATGTGGCGACCTTTGCCCGCCTGATGCGCGGAGAGGTTTTACGCTGGCGCGGCGCGCTGTTTGTTGAGGCGGCAGTCGCCTCGGGCGTGGGTCTGGGCGGCGTGTTGCTGCGCCATATCGCGCCGCACGCGGCCGGTCCGGTGCTGTCGCTGGCTGCCCTGGAGTTCGGCGCGGCCGTGCTGGCGGTTTCGTCGCTGAGTTTTCTCGGTTTCGGCGCGCCGCCGCCGCAGCCGGAATGGGGCCTGTTGGTCGCCGAGGGCCGCAACTATATCGCCAGCGCCTGGTGGTACACCACGCTGCCGGGTCTCGTGGTCGCCGCGGTTGTGCTGGCGGCTAACCGTATTGCACGTTATGCGCAGGACCAGGGGGAGCAATGA